The Vicia villosa cultivar HV-30 ecotype Madison, WI linkage group LG1, Vvil1.0, whole genome shotgun sequence genome includes a region encoding these proteins:
- the LOC131615252 gene encoding uncharacterized protein LOC131615252: protein MGWQQKSKEFFFNYVITIYTPRAIFHLLTISILTLLLPLSFLLLSSLSGAKFHLEIHPQQQPLPYLFSFAIYTSPCILYVLVSIVSVATLINGLMGKITLLNDSSNSAILKTRLYISWKWILLCVFQICVGLGIEASIAAGVFDSDNDVFDEVVVERTFLSRMIFLLGLHETTQIWSRVVVRPVVDDTVFGNGKRERLWVEKVVVAGCLGTLWWWKLREEIENLGVMGETQKEQELMDAVGVEEFVGWWLYYLTVTIGMVRIVKGVMWIFMVCLCRRRVIEVSEVELEQNQNDEKV from the coding sequence ATGGGTTGGCAACAAAAATCCAAAGAGTTCTTCTTCAACTATGTTATTACTATCTACACCCCCAGAGCAATCTTCCACCTCCTCACCATCTCAATCCTCACTCTTCTCctccctctttcttttcttctcttatcTAGTCTCTCTGGTGCTAAATTCCATCTTGAAATTCATCCACAACAACAGCCTTTACCCTATCTTTTCTCTTTTGCTATATACACCTCCCCATGTATTCTCTATGTTCTTGTTTCCATTGTAAGTGTAGCTACTTTGATAAATGGCCTAATGGGAAAAATTACCCTTTTGAATGATTCATCGAACTCTGCAATTCTGAAAACTCGTCTTTACATATCATGGAAATGGATTCTTCTCTGTGTTTTTCAAATTTGTGTTggtttgggaattgaagcaagCATTGCAGCCGGAGTTTTCGACTCTGACAACGATGTTTTCGATGAAGTTGTTGTTGAGAGAACCTTCTTAAGCAGAATGATATTTCTGTTGGGGTTACACGAAACGACACAAATTTGGTCGAGAGTTGTTGTGAGACCGGTGGTGGATGACACTGTTTTTGGTAATGGAAAAAGAGAGAGACTATGGGTTGAGAAAGTGGTTGTTGCGGGTTGTTTAGGAACATTGTGGTGGTGGAAGTTGAGAGAGGAGATTGAGAATTTGGGTGTTATGGGTGAAACACAAAAAGAACAGGAATTGATGGATGCTGTTGGGGTTGAGGAATTTGTTGGGTGGTGGTTGTATTATTTGACTGTTACAATTGGAATGGTGAGAATTGTGAAAGGTGTTATGTGGATTTTCATGGTTTGTTTGTGTAGAAGAAGGGTAATAGAGGTTTCTGAGGTGGAATTGGAACAGAATCAGAATGATGAGAAGGTTTAA